A portion of the Chondrinema litorale genome contains these proteins:
- a CDS encoding peptidylprolyl isomerase, with protein MTYKIYLLGILCLLLVGCSEGGDKDDSGNSKDKSEKEKVKKQKKVEDNTVLTDKNVVSFLTEYAKENPEDQVIMKTSLGDIKIKLYENTPLHRANFIRLAKKDFYDNTLFYRVIKGFVVQGGGSDDLAHGRKKRKIGKYNIPAEFKSGNIHKKGALAAARNYENNPDKKSNPFDFYFVHGQQYDKLTLDAMADEKGITFSEKQKTAYLNIGGAPHLDGEHTVFGEVIEGLDIIDEIASKEVGEGDWPVENVYIESIEIVK; from the coding sequence ATGACTTATAAAATATACCTTTTAGGTATTTTGTGTCTTTTGTTAGTTGGTTGTAGTGAGGGAGGTGATAAAGATGATTCAGGAAACTCAAAAGATAAATCGGAAAAAGAAAAAGTAAAAAAACAGAAGAAGGTAGAAGATAATACTGTTTTAACTGACAAAAATGTAGTTTCTTTTCTTACGGAATATGCTAAGGAAAATCCTGAAGATCAGGTTATAATGAAAACTTCACTGGGAGATATAAAAATTAAGCTGTATGAAAATACCCCTTTGCATAGAGCTAATTTTATTCGTCTTGCAAAAAAAGATTTCTACGACAACACTTTATTTTATAGAGTTATAAAGGGTTTTGTTGTTCAAGGAGGAGGGTCAGATGATTTGGCCCATGGCAGAAAGAAAAGAAAAATTGGTAAGTATAACATACCAGCAGAGTTTAAGAGTGGTAATATTCATAAAAAAGGTGCCTTAGCTGCAGCAAGGAACTACGAAAATAACCCAGATAAAAAATCCAATCCCTTTGATTTTTATTTTGTACATGGTCAGCAATACGATAAATTAACATTAGATGCAATGGCAGATGAAAAAGGGATAACTTTTTCTGAAAAACAAAAGACTGCTTATTTGAACATTGGTGGTGCTCCACATCTTGATGGAGAGCATACAGTTTTTGGAGAAGTGATTGAAGGATTAGATATTATTGATGAAATAGCATCTAAAGAAGTAGGAGAAGGTGATTGGCCAGTAGAGAATGTATATATTGAGTCGATTGAAATTGTAAAGTAA
- a CDS encoding DUF6089 family protein: MKNLRFAIALLLLFSVQWANAQRYNARKQYWSLGGSVSMLNYFGDITPSTGFASIDFKQSRVGIGFTAEKKVGSFISSRYGIMYGAISGDDYNNDFYDSEGGGTGRYTRNLHFRTRMVEVSGAVVIDLFRNNSYFYKRPKIPIPYFTIGVAATYFNPQAKTPYDLGGTWVNLRNLQTEGVNYSPIAISVPLGAGIRYKVSPNIDFSAEMVLRYAFTDYLDDVSATIPENTEGMSELALAMAYRGSEERAMMTEALREPGAIQTSKTAEQLAGKGRGGSATDMYLATTFKISYIIGTSRYTAKYRGR; this comes from the coding sequence ATGAAAAATTTACGATTTGCAATAGCATTGCTGTTACTTTTTTCTGTGCAGTGGGCAAATGCACAAAGATATAATGCCCGAAAACAATACTGGAGCTTAGGCGGGTCAGTAAGTATGCTTAACTACTTTGGCGACATCACTCCTTCTACTGGATTTGCAAGCATTGACTTTAAGCAATCGAGAGTTGGTATAGGATTTACAGCTGAAAAAAAAGTTGGCTCTTTTATCTCTAGTCGATACGGTATCATGTATGGCGCTATTTCAGGAGACGATTACAATAATGATTTTTATGATAGTGAAGGAGGTGGTACTGGTAGATATACAAGAAACCTTCACTTTAGAACTCGAATGGTAGAAGTTTCAGGAGCAGTAGTAATAGATTTATTTAGAAATAACAGCTATTTCTATAAAAGACCTAAAATTCCAATCCCATACTTTACTATTGGAGTTGCAGCTACTTATTTTAATCCCCAAGCTAAAACACCATACGACCTTGGAGGAACTTGGGTTAACCTTAGAAACTTACAAACAGAAGGTGTAAATTACTCACCAATAGCAATTTCAGTACCGCTTGGAGCAGGTATTAGATATAAAGTCAGTCCTAATATAGACTTTAGTGCAGAAATGGTGTTGAGATATGCATTTACAGATTATTTAGATGATGTAAGTGCAACTATTCCTGAAAATACCGAGGGGATGAGTGAATTAGCATTAGCAATGGCATACAGAGGTAGCGAAGAACGTGCAATGATGACAGAAGCATTAAGAGAACCTGGTGCAATTCAAACATCTAAAACCGCAGAACAACTTGCAGGAAAAGGTAGAGGTGGTTCTGCTACTGATATGTACCTAGCTACTACTTTCAAAATCAGTTATATAATCGGCACAAGCCGTTATACTGCAAAATATAGAGGTAGATAA
- a CDS encoding SMP-30/gluconolactonase/LRE family protein, whose protein sequence is MKLLLKIKFIALVIALTSCNTQSSKGVFDRTFQLQLLASNSTLAEGPAIDKQGNIYFSDQPGNKISKIDTTGNVSVFLHPAGVTNGITFDNNGKMLLCQSGADNFPQAPSAALRRIVRIENKDSVTVLADIYNGNRFIAPNDICVDKKGRVYFTDPYYGKPQTEKSQPVSGVYRIDLSGEVVLIISDLQRPNGILITPDQSKLYVSDRGTQQLHQYDLSVDGEVSNDKVIYDFSPNRGIDGMCMDQSGLIYGAAGEKETTGVYVIDPIKGEKIDYFQMPETAFNVAFTGNNSNELIVASGGNVYKIKTQNKGIVLPH, encoded by the coding sequence ATGAAACTATTACTAAAAATCAAATTCATTGCATTAGTAATTGCTTTAACTAGCTGTAATACCCAGTCTTCTAAAGGCGTATTTGACAGAACATTTCAACTCCAACTTTTAGCTTCTAACAGCACTCTTGCTGAGGGCCCAGCCATAGACAAACAAGGAAATATTTATTTTTCAGATCAGCCTGGAAACAAAATAAGTAAGATTGATACTACCGGAAATGTAAGTGTATTTTTACACCCAGCGGGTGTTACTAATGGAATTACTTTTGATAACAATGGAAAAATGTTGCTTTGTCAATCTGGAGCAGACAACTTTCCACAAGCCCCAAGTGCTGCTTTAAGAAGAATCGTAAGAATAGAAAACAAAGATTCAGTAACTGTACTTGCCGATATATATAATGGCAATCGATTTATAGCTCCCAATGACATTTGTGTTGACAAAAAAGGGCGAGTGTATTTTACTGATCCTTATTATGGAAAACCACAAACCGAAAAATCTCAACCAGTTAGTGGAGTTTACAGAATTGATCTGTCAGGAGAAGTTGTTTTAATAATTTCTGACTTACAAAGGCCAAACGGAATATTGATTACTCCCGACCAAAGTAAACTTTATGTATCTGATCGGGGAACTCAACAATTACATCAATATGATCTTTCTGTTGATGGTGAAGTTTCAAATGATAAAGTTATATATGATTTTTCTCCAAATAGAGGAATTGATGGTATGTGTATGGACCAATCAGGATTAATATATGGAGCTGCTGGTGAAAAAGAAACTACAGGTGTATATGTTATTGATCCAATTAAAGGTGAAAAAATAGATTATTTTCAAATGCCAGAAACCGCATTTAATGTTGCATTTACTGGTAATAACAGCAATGAACTAATAGTTGCTTCTGGAGGCAATGTTTATAAAATTAAAACCCAAAATAAAGGGATAGTTTTGCCCCATTAA
- a CDS encoding MBL fold metallo-hydrolase, which yields MRFSYSFLVLLIISYSSCTNKQKDTKSKNPYLVVLGIAQDAGFPQAGCKKSCCTEVWKDNTKRKMVACLGLVDPQTNNFWMFDATPDFKDQLHNINTLLDNSEDVLPSGIFLTHAHVGHYTGLMELGREIIGTSKVDVFAMPRMDSFIRNNGPWSQLVTLNNIKLNLLKSDSTVSLTENISVTPLQVPHRDEFSETVGYIIVGNAKKALFIPDIDKWSKWDRSIVEVIKEVDVAYIDGSFYKNGEVVGRDMSEIPHPFIEESMGLFSNLKPEEKEKVRFIHLNHTNPLHNIKSDETKTILAKGFFIAKEGEKVEL from the coding sequence ATGAGGTTTTCCTATTCTTTTCTAGTACTTCTTATTATTTCATACTCATCATGTACTAATAAACAAAAAGATACAAAATCCAAAAATCCATATTTAGTTGTTTTAGGTATTGCCCAAGATGCCGGTTTTCCTCAAGCTGGTTGCAAAAAATCTTGTTGTACAGAAGTATGGAAAGATAACACCAAAAGAAAAATGGTTGCTTGTTTAGGTTTGGTCGATCCACAAACAAATAATTTCTGGATGTTTGATGCCACACCTGATTTCAAAGATCAACTTCATAATATTAATACACTATTAGATAATTCTGAAGATGTACTACCAAGTGGTATTTTTTTGACTCACGCTCATGTTGGTCATTACACAGGCTTAATGGAATTGGGTAGGGAAATAATTGGTACCTCTAAAGTAGATGTTTTTGCTATGCCACGAATGGATAGTTTTATTAGGAACAATGGTCCTTGGTCTCAGTTGGTTACGCTCAATAATATTAAGCTAAATCTTTTAAAATCAGATTCTACTGTTAGCTTAACCGAAAATATTTCAGTTACACCTTTACAAGTTCCTCACAGAGATGAGTTTTCAGAAACCGTAGGATATATAATTGTTGGAAATGCAAAAAAAGCTCTTTTTATTCCAGACATTGATAAATGGAGCAAGTGGGATAGAAGTATTGTTGAAGTAATTAAAGAGGTAGATGTTGCTTATATAGATGGCTCTTTTTATAAAAATGGAGAAGTTGTCGGAAGAGATATGAGTGAAATTCCACACCCATTTATAGAAGAAAGCATGGGTTTATTCAGTAATCTAAAACCTGAGGAAAAAGAAAAGGTACGATTCATACATCTGAATCATACCAATCCTTTACATAATATCAAAAGTGATGAAACTAAAACTATATTGGCAAAAGGTTTCTTTATAGCTAAAGAAGGAGAAAAGGTCGAGCTTTAA
- a CDS encoding TerC family protein: protein MNFEVFLTSEGLISLLTLTILEIILGIDNIIFITIIASKLPTDKRDKARNIGILMALGVRILLLMGITWIIGLTDPIFSLPFLEAVDIDPDFSGRDLILLCGGLFLIGKSTAEIHDKLEGEEHEDSNVVAKSLVKAVIQIVLIDIVFSFDSILTAVGLVQEIAIMIAAVIISLSIMMFAAKSIGNFVEKHPTLKMLALSFLVLIGFLLVIEAFGEHVPKGYVYFSMAFAFIVETLNMKMRKNTIKDTLVKDKN, encoded by the coding sequence ATGAATTTTGAAGTTTTTCTTACATCAGAAGGCTTAATAAGTCTACTAACACTTACAATTCTCGAAATAATCTTAGGAATCGATAACATTATCTTTATCACCATTATAGCTAGTAAACTGCCTACAGATAAGAGAGATAAAGCCAGAAACATTGGCATTCTGATGGCCCTTGGTGTAAGAATACTACTCTTAATGGGAATTACTTGGATAATCGGACTAACAGACCCAATATTTAGTTTACCATTCTTAGAAGCAGTTGATATAGACCCTGATTTTAGTGGTAGAGATTTGATATTATTATGCGGAGGACTATTTCTTATTGGTAAAAGTACCGCAGAAATTCATGATAAGTTAGAAGGTGAAGAACATGAAGATAGTAATGTAGTAGCAAAGAGTCTTGTTAAAGCTGTTATTCAAATAGTTTTAATTGATATTGTTTTTTCTTTTGATTCAATTTTAACAGCTGTTGGGTTAGTTCAGGAGATTGCAATTATGATTGCAGCAGTAATTATCTCACTTTCAATAATGATGTTTGCAGCAAAAAGTATTGGGAATTTTGTAGAAAAGCACCCTACTCTTAAAATGCTGGCACTTTCCTTTTTGGTGTTAATTGGCTTTTTATTGGTAATAGAAGCTTTTGGAGAGCATGTACCAAAAGGATATGTGTATTTTTCTATGGCATTTGCTTTTATAGTAGAAACATTAAACATGAAAATGAGGAAAAATACGATTAAAGATACCCTTGTAAAAGACAAGAATTAA
- a CDS encoding MBL fold metallo-hydrolase, which produces MFSIKIAGKLLLTDPCLKDLPIMKRRHELPFSISEIKNLDYILFSHAHRDHYDVASLKEILKNNPQVNFLLPLKQGELLKKLGDYNFQEAAWYQIFNTPDNFKITFLPAQHWNKRGLADFNKTLWGSILIEFENKKIYFAGDTGYAAHFKDINKLIGPMDICFMPVGAYKPEYMMEASHVSPTDAIKGFHELEGKQFIPMHYGTYDLSDEPAGEPIRVLKKAYENGKINGDLNILDVGKPYYF; this is translated from the coding sequence ATGTTTTCTATTAAAATAGCAGGTAAGCTTTTACTTACTGATCCATGTCTTAAAGATTTACCAATTATGAAAAGAAGACATGAACTGCCTTTTTCTATTTCCGAAATAAAAAATTTGGACTACATCTTATTTTCTCATGCTCATAGAGACCATTATGATGTAGCTTCATTAAAAGAAATATTAAAAAATAATCCGCAAGTCAACTTTTTACTTCCGCTAAAACAAGGAGAGTTACTAAAAAAACTAGGTGATTATAATTTTCAAGAAGCAGCTTGGTATCAAATATTTAATACTCCTGATAACTTCAAAATCACTTTTTTACCAGCTCAACACTGGAATAAAAGAGGTTTAGCTGATTTTAATAAAACTTTATGGGGAAGTATTTTAATAGAATTTGAAAACAAAAAAATCTACTTTGCTGGAGATACTGGTTATGCTGCTCATTTTAAAGACATTAATAAATTAATTGGCCCAATGGATATTTGCTTTATGCCTGTAGGAGCTTATAAACCAGAATATATGATGGAAGCATCTCATGTTAGCCCAACAGATGCAATTAAAGGTTTTCATGAATTAGAAGGCAAGCAATTTATACCTATGCATTATGGCACTTATGATTTATCTGATGAACCCGCTGGTGAGCCTATTAGAGTTTTGAAAAAAGCTTATGAAAATGGTAAAATAAATGGGGATCTGAATATCCTTGATGTCGGAAAGCCGTATTATTTCTAA
- the panB gene encoding 3-methyl-2-oxobutanoate hydroxymethyltransferase, whose product MSVHKANIKRITTHILQDMKDRGEKISMLTAYDYSMAKIIDVAGIDILLVGDSASNVMAGHETTLPITLDQMIYHASSVIRAVKRAFVVVDIPFGSYQGNSSEALRSAIRIMKESGAHAVKIEGGSEIKESVLRILSAGVPVMGHLGLTPQSIYKFGTYTVRAKEEAEAQKLIEDALLLEECGCFSIVLEKIPAALAKKVSEAVKIPVIGIGAGKHTDGQVLVLHDVLGITKDFNPRFLRRYADLYSIMTEAVQNYISDVKEKSFPNDKESY is encoded by the coding sequence ATGTCAGTTCATAAAGCCAATATTAAAAGAATTACCACCCATATTTTACAGGATATGAAAGATAGGGGAGAAAAAATATCTATGCTTACTGCTTATGATTATTCTATGGCTAAAATTATAGATGTTGCCGGAATAGATATTTTGTTGGTTGGAGATTCTGCTTCTAATGTAATGGCTGGTCACGAAACAACTTTGCCCATCACATTAGATCAAATGATTTACCATGCTTCTTCAGTAATTAGAGCTGTAAAAAGAGCATTTGTAGTGGTAGATATACCTTTTGGTTCTTATCAAGGAAATTCTTCAGAAGCACTTCGCTCTGCCATTAGAATTATGAAAGAGTCTGGGGCACATGCAGTAAAAATCGAGGGAGGAAGCGAAATTAAAGAATCAGTATTAAGAATATTGAGTGCTGGAGTGCCTGTAATGGGACATTTAGGTCTTACACCTCAATCTATTTATAAGTTTGGAACTTATACTGTAAGAGCTAAAGAAGAAGCGGAAGCACAAAAGCTTATTGAAGATGCCTTATTGCTAGAAGAGTGTGGTTGTTTTTCAATTGTTTTAGAAAAAATACCAGCAGCATTAGCCAAGAAAGTATCTGAAGCGGTAAAAATTCCTGTAATTGGTATTGGAGCAGGTAAACATACCGATGGACAAGTTTTGGTATTACACGATGTATTGGGTATTACTAAAGATTTTAATCCTCGTTTCTTGAGAAGATATGCAGATTTGTATTCTATTATGACTGAAGCTGTACAGAATTACATTTCAGATGTAAAAGAAAAAAGCTTTCCAAACGATAAGGAAAGCTATTAA
- a CDS encoding LysM peptidoglycan-binding domain-containing protein, which yields MFKRYLFLLISFLPVFSSFAQNTQYIESDSVFTVALPPGYLLPFQEEEAYLTAAEIEEEAVSRMLKFDTTSAFNLEQIDYNSSFIPSVSDEVIQDRLAKIENGIELNYHQRVRLFIDFFSVRKREFTLRMMAKKNIYFPLYEKKLAEHGLPDELKYLSIIESALDPKAVSVARAVGLWQFMYYTGKMYGLSVSSTVDERRDPEQATEAACKHLKYLYGRFNDWELAIAAYNCGEGNVKKAQRRTGKVKFWDIYERLPRETRSYLPQFVAMMYVMEYADDHNLIQDKPYYAIPKETIYVNQSIDLKKLADELMVCEDDLLALNPKFKYNYVPAGVKNYPINIPAARLSLYLDKQTNILAKVKATAPPKPVYASRSGSGSISKEGKYYYTVRRGDVLGSIAQRNGVGLSQLRAWNNIYSNKIYPGQKLVIYGKGSNPPKVTASNTTQRNTTTTSSNVTASLPKGKVHVVKEGDTLWGISNLYKGLTVEKIKELNNLKTSRLKVGQRLKLG from the coding sequence ATGTTTAAAAGATACCTCTTTTTATTAATTTCTTTTTTACCAGTTTTTTCATCATTTGCTCAAAACACCCAGTATATAGAATCTGACAGTGTTTTTACAGTTGCTCTTCCTCCTGGTTATTTATTACCATTCCAAGAAGAAGAAGCTTATCTGACAGCAGCAGAAATTGAAGAAGAGGCAGTAAGCAGGATGTTAAAATTTGACACAACCTCTGCTTTTAATCTAGAGCAGATAGATTACAATTCCAGTTTTATACCTTCTGTATCAGATGAAGTTATCCAAGATAGACTTGCTAAAATTGAAAATGGAATCGAGCTAAACTATCACCAAAGAGTAAGATTGTTTATCGATTTTTTCTCAGTAAGAAAAAGAGAATTTACACTGAGAATGATGGCAAAGAAAAATATCTACTTCCCTCTATACGAAAAGAAGTTAGCAGAACATGGCTTACCAGACGAACTAAAATACTTATCAATTATAGAATCTGCACTTGATCCTAAAGCGGTATCAGTTGCCAGAGCAGTTGGTTTATGGCAGTTTATGTATTACACTGGTAAAATGTATGGCTTAAGTGTTTCTAGTACAGTAGATGAAAGAAGAGATCCCGAACAAGCAACAGAAGCAGCCTGTAAACATTTAAAATATCTTTATGGCAGGTTTAACGATTGGGAGTTAGCAATTGCTGCCTACAACTGCGGTGAAGGAAATGTAAAGAAAGCTCAGAGAAGAACTGGAAAGGTGAAGTTTTGGGATATTTATGAAAGACTTCCAAGAGAAACTCGCTCTTATCTGCCACAGTTTGTTGCTATGATGTATGTGATGGAATATGCTGATGACCACAATTTGATTCAAGACAAACCATATTATGCTATTCCAAAAGAAACTATTTATGTAAATCAGTCAATTGATTTGAAAAAACTGGCTGACGAACTAATGGTTTGTGAAGATGACTTGCTAGCATTGAATCCGAAATTCAAATACAATTATGTACCTGCCGGAGTTAAAAACTACCCTATAAATATTCCAGCAGCAAGATTGAGTCTTTACCTTGATAAGCAAACAAATATTTTAGCTAAAGTTAAGGCTACTGCACCTCCAAAACCTGTTTATGCTAGCCGTTCAGGCTCTGGTAGTATTTCTAAAGAAGGGAAATATTACTACACTGTAAGAAGAGGAGATGTTTTAGGCTCAATTGCTCAAAGAAACGGCGTTGGATTATCTCAACTAAGAGCTTGGAATAACATTTATAGCAATAAGATTTATCCTGGACAGAAGTTAGTAATTTATGGCAAAGGGTCAAACCCACCAAAAGTTACAGCAAGTAATACTACTCAAAGAAATACCACTACTACATCTAGTAATGTTACTGCCTCTCTACCAAAAGGGAAAGTACATGTAGTAAAAGAAGGAGACACATTATGGGGTATTTCCAACTTATATAAAGGCCTAACTGTAGAAAAAATAAAAGAGCTTAATAACCTCAAAACTAGCCGACTAAAAGTTGGACAGAGGCTTAAGCTCGGTTAA
- the gatA gene encoding Asp-tRNA(Asn)/Glu-tRNA(Gln) amidotransferase subunit GatA yields the protein MYSSYKETRDALQAGEVTCVELVKHYLKNIASQKNLNVFLETFDTEALSRAKEIDQKIKSGTAGKLAGMVIGLKDVICYKDHSLQASSKILDGFVSKFSSTAVEKALAEDAIIIGRQNCDEFAMGSSNENSAFGPTINPHGDNLVPGGSSGASAVAVAANMCLVSLGSDTGGSVRQPAAFCGVVGTKPTYSRISRHGLIAYASSFDTIGILSHTTEDAALVLEVIAGKDDFDATVSQKDVPAYSKVTNTGKKWKIGYSKESIESKGLHPEIKERMETTINQLKDAGHEVTMFDFPLLDYVLPTYYILTTAEASTNLSRFDGVRYGYRTPSATALEEMYKKSRSEGFGEEVKRRIMLGTFVLSASYYDAYFTKAQKVRKLIKEKTSELFEEYDFIVLPTTPAPPFKIGAYSKESVVDYYLADLFTVQANVAGIPAISIPAGKSSDNLPIGLQVMSEAFSEEKLFEFAASLEKDLAQSYNVTE from the coding sequence TTGTACTCTTCTTATAAAGAAACCCGAGACGCGCTGCAGGCTGGAGAAGTTACCTGTGTAGAACTGGTAAAGCATTATTTAAAAAACATTGCCAGTCAAAAAAACCTGAATGTATTTCTAGAAACTTTCGATACTGAAGCCCTTAGCAGAGCAAAAGAGATCGATCAAAAAATAAAGTCTGGAACTGCAGGTAAACTTGCAGGTATGGTAATAGGCTTAAAAGATGTAATCTGTTATAAAGACCATTCTTTACAGGCTTCCAGTAAAATTCTAGATGGGTTTGTTTCAAAATTTAGCTCAACAGCAGTAGAGAAAGCACTTGCAGAAGACGCTATTATAATAGGCAGACAAAACTGTGATGAGTTCGCGATGGGCTCTTCAAACGAAAACTCTGCTTTCGGACCAACAATTAACCCTCATGGTGACAACCTTGTTCCTGGAGGTTCTTCAGGTGCTTCGGCAGTAGCTGTGGCCGCTAACATGTGTTTAGTTTCTTTAGGTTCTGATACAGGTGGTTCGGTTAGGCAGCCAGCTGCTTTTTGTGGCGTTGTAGGTACTAAACCAACTTATTCAAGAATTTCTAGACATGGGTTAATAGCTTATGCATCATCATTTGATACAATCGGTATTCTTTCTCATACTACCGAAGATGCAGCTCTAGTATTAGAGGTAATTGCAGGAAAAGATGATTTTGATGCAACTGTTTCTCAAAAAGATGTTCCCGCTTACAGTAAAGTTACAAACACTGGCAAAAAGTGGAAAATAGGTTATAGTAAAGAAAGTATAGAAAGTAAGGGTTTACATCCTGAAATTAAAGAACGAATGGAAACTACCATTAACCAGTTAAAAGACGCTGGTCATGAGGTTACTATGTTCGATTTTCCTTTGCTAGATTATGTATTACCTACTTATTACATTCTTACTACAGCAGAAGCTAGTACTAACCTTTCTAGGTTTGATGGTGTACGTTACGGATATAGAACTCCTTCTGCTACAGCTTTGGAAGAGATGTATAAAAAATCTCGCTCCGAAGGTTTTGGTGAAGAAGTAAAAAGAAGGATTATGTTGGGTACTTTTGTATTGAGTGCAAGCTATTACGATGCATACTTTACAAAAGCACAAAAGGTAAGAAAGCTCATTAAAGAAAAGACGAGCGAACTTTTTGAAGAATACGATTTTATAGTACTTCCTACTACTCCTGCTCCACCATTTAAAATTGGTGCTTATAGTAAAGAAAGTGTGGTAGATTATTACCTTGCCGACCTCTTTACAGTACAAGCAAATGTGGCCGGAATTCCGGCAATTTCGATTCCTGCGGGTAAAAGTTCAGATAATTTACCTATAGGATTACAAGTGATGTCAGAAGCATTTAGTGAAGAAAAACTGTTTGAATTTGCTGCAAGTCTTGAGAAAGATCTTGCTCAATCTTACAATGTCACAGAATAA
- a CDS encoding Sec-independent protein translocase subunit TatA/TatB, protein MSTISAVLLFGMPGGWEMFIIIFVVLLLFGAKKIPELARGLGRGIREFKDATKEIKDEIDEESKSIKKSVND, encoded by the coding sequence ATGAGCACAATTTCAGCAGTATTATTATTTGGAATGCCAGGGGGATGGGAAATGTTTATCATTATCTTCGTTGTCCTGTTGTTATTCGGTGCGAAAAAAATCCCTGAACTCGCAAGAGGCCTTGGAAGAGGTATTAGAGAATTTAAGGATGCCACCAAGGAGATAAAAGACGAAATAGACGAAGAATCTAAATCAATTAAGAAAAGTGTAAACGACTAA
- a CDS encoding NAD(P)H-hydrate dehydratase, with the protein MKILSAKQTRFLDNYTIEHEPILSIDLMERASERFTNWLIKKYNLTEKSQRKIRIFAGVGNNGGDGLAVARMLLQWSINAETFIVRFSDKASEDFKTNEARLGKIDEPMSIYTIGGIPDLHKDDLIIDAIFGSGLSRPLKGIAADVVSKINASEATVVSIDIPSGLYCDDINDDEIKIEADEVLSFQLPKLAFLLVENERYIKNWELTDIGLLAEGIEKTESNYYYLNKEFIASKFKSRGRFSHKGTYGHLLIMAGSKGKFGAAQLSIKAALKSGAGLLTAFVPACAFEIIQIAIPEAMCLTDIHQEVLTEVPDIESYKALAIGPGIGTSMQTRKMMKTLLEKLERPSVFDADALNILAKEPDLLKKLPANSILTPHPKEFERLAGKSKNSLEQIQKLQKFCEENQVVTVLKGAYTAICNTDGTVYFNSTGNPGMATGGSGDVLTGIIAALLSSGYEPYDAARIGVYLHGMAGDFAAKELSMTAMSAGDIIANLGKAYLEFE; encoded by the coding sequence ATGAAGATTTTAAGTGCTAAACAAACTCGTTTTCTAGATAATTATACCATAGAACATGAACCCATTCTATCTATTGACTTAATGGAAAGAGCTTCAGAAAGGTTCACTAATTGGCTTATTAAAAAATATAATTTAACAGAAAAATCCCAAAGAAAAATAAGGATTTTTGCCGGAGTTGGCAATAATGGTGGAGATGGTTTAGCAGTAGCAAGAATGCTTCTTCAGTGGAGTATAAACGCAGAAACTTTTATTGTAAGGTTTTCTGATAAGGCTTCTGAAGATTTTAAAACAAACGAAGCTCGATTAGGCAAAATCGATGAGCCTATGAGTATTTATACAATAGGAGGTATTCCAGATTTACATAAAGATGATTTAATAATTGATGCCATTTTTGGTTCAGGACTTTCTCGCCCTTTAAAAGGAATTGCCGCTGATGTAGTAAGTAAAATTAATGCAAGTGAAGCGACTGTGGTCTCAATAGATATACCATCTGGACTGTATTGTGATGATATAAATGATGATGAAATAAAGATAGAGGCTGATGAGGTTTTGAGTTTTCAGTTACCTAAACTAGCCTTTTTACTTGTTGAAAATGAAAGGTATATTAAAAATTGGGAGCTTACAGATATTGGTTTGTTAGCAGAAGGAATTGAAAAAACAGAGTCTAATTATTATTATCTCAATAAAGAATTTATCGCCTCTAAATTTAAATCGAGAGGCAGGTTTTCTCATAAAGGTACTTATGGGCATTTACTAATAATGGCTGGAAGTAAAGGGAAATTTGGTGCTGCTCAACTTTCAATTAAAGCTGCTCTAAAAAGCGGTGCCGGATTGTTAACCGCTTTTGTTCCTGCTTGTGCTTTTGAAATTATTCAAATTGCCATTCCCGAAGCTATGTGTCTTACAGATATTCATCAAGAAGTGCTTACCGAGGTTCCAGATATAGAAAGTTACAAAGCATTAGCCATAGGGCCGGGAATTGGAACGAGTATGCAAACTAGGAAAATGATGAAAACTTTGCTAGAGAAACTAGAAAGACCCTCTGTTTTCGATGCGGATGCATTAAATATTCTAGCAAAAGAACCTGATTTATTAAAAAAACTACCGGCAAATAGCATTCTTACACCACATCCAAAAGAGTTTGAGCGATTAGCAGGAAAAAGTAAAAATAGCCTCGAACAGATTCAAAAACTTCAAAAATTTTGTGAAGAAAATCAGGTGGTTACGGTGTTAAAAGGTGCATATACTGCCATTTGTAATACTGATGGAACTGTATATTTCAATAGCACAGGTAATCCGGGAATGGCTACTGGTGGTTCTGGTGATGTGCTTACAGGAATTATTGCTGCCTTACTTTCAAGTGGTTACGAACCTTATGATGCTGCAAGAATCGGAGTGTACTTGCATGGCATGGCAGGCGATTTTGCGGCAAAAGAATTAAGCATGACAGCGATGAGTGCCGGAGATATTATCGCGAATCTTGGTAAGGCATATCTCGAATTCGAATAA